From the Thermotoga sp. genome, one window contains:
- the purQ gene encoding phosphoribosylformylglycinamidine synthase subunit PurQ — MRPKACVVVYPGSNCDRDAYHALEINGFEPRFVGLNDRLGDYELIILPGGFSYGDYLRPGAVAAREKIASEIRKAAERGKLIMGICNGFQILIEMGLLKGALLQNSSGKFICKWVDLVVEDVNSPFTNAFTPGERIRIPIAHGFGRYVKIDEVNVALRYIEDVNGSDEKIAGIFNEEKNIFGLMPHPERAVENILGGEDGAKVFQSILNYLKR; from the coding sequence GTGAGACCGAAGGCGTGTGTTGTGGTCTATCCGGGTTCCAACTGCGACAGGGACGCTTACCACGCCCTCGAAATAAACGGATTCGAACCCAGGTTTGTAGGGTTGAATGACAGACTCGGCGATTATGAGCTGATCATCCTTCCTGGTGGCTTTTCTTACGGAGACTATTTGCGTCCCGGCGCGGTTGCTGCAAGAGAGAAGATCGCCTCCGAGATCAGGAAAGCAGCGGAAAGAGGAAAGTTGATAATGGGAATCTGCAACGGTTTTCAAATCCTCATAGAAATGGGCTTGCTCAAAGGGGCCCTTCTTCAGAACTCCTCAGGGAAGTTTATCTGTAAGTGGGTTGATCTTGTCGTTGAGGATGTGAACTCTCCTTTCACAAACGCCTTCACCCCTGGTGAGAGGATCAGAATACCAATCGCCCATGGGTTTGGAAGGTATGTGAAGATAGACGAGGTGAACGTGGCACTTCGTTACATTGAAGACGTGAATGGATCCGATGAGAAAATCGCGGGGATTTTTAACGAAGAGAAAAACATCTTTGGGCTGATGCCTCACCCTGAGAGAGCCGTTGAGAATATCCTCGGTGGAGAAGACGGTGCGAAGGTCTTTCAGTCCATCCTCAACTATCTGAAGAGGTGA
- a CDS encoding divergent PAP2 family protein gives MLDIWKIFRSTPFTTAVVSFLVAQFIKFLIKRDVKMLKSYGGMPSGHVATVSGLAWSLARSTGFDSPYTSIASIFLVIIFMDAIVLRPAVKKDLGHSFLEALAGLGLGMFIAHLFPARLHLW, from the coding sequence GTGCTTGATATCTGGAAAATCTTTCGAAGCACGCCGTTCACAACGGCGGTTGTCTCATTTCTGGTGGCGCAGTTCATAAAGTTTCTGATCAAAAGAGACGTGAAGATGTTAAAGAGCTACGGAGGTATGCCCAGTGGACACGTTGCCACCGTGTCAGGTCTTGCGTGGTCGCTTGCCCGGAGCACAGGGTTCGACTCTCCCTACACATCGATTGCCTCTATATTCCTTGTGATCATATTCATGGATGCCATCGTCTTGAGACCAGCGGTGAAAAAGGATCTTGGACACAGCTTTCTTGAAGCACTTGCAGGATTAGGCCTAGGTATGTTCATAGCCCATCTCTTTCCAGCCCGGCTTCATCTCTGGTGA
- the purS gene encoding phosphoribosylformylglycinamidine synthase subunit PurS → MPIFKFAVDVQYRSNVRDPRGETIERVLREEKNLPVKRLRLGKSIHLEVEAENRKKAFEIVKKACEDLLVNPVVEEYEVREL, encoded by the coding sequence TTGCCGATCTTTAAGTTCGCAGTAGATGTCCAGTACAGAAGCAACGTCAGAGATCCACGTGGAGAGACGATTGAACGTGTTTTGAGAGAAGAAAAGAACCTGCCCGTGAAGAGGCTGAGACTGGGAAAATCCATTCATCTGGAGGTGGAGGCAGAAAATAGGAAGAAGGCTTTCGAGATCGTGAAAAAAGCATGTGAAGATCTCCTGGTGAATCCCGTCGTTGAAGAGTATGAGGTGAGAGAGCTGTGA
- a CDS encoding carbohydrate ABC transporter permease, with protein MRGKWIPFLLILPAVLYLLLLMGYPLLETFRLAFTSDEGIFGNFKRLMESGEFWNSLKNTLLLTVVIVPLQLVLALGLALFVNKKFKGYTTILYFIAIPLALSDITAALMSYTIFSPNGYLNKILMNLGLIERPMYFFGYLFKTREFWVIALTEIWRATPLVFIIILAGLQSINKEYLEAAELFGFSKWKRFTKIILPLLKPSIMSALLLRTLFAFQIFGVVWLLAGRDIPVLAGETYYWYTFMNDPRMASAYALVIALVTIIVSWFYITFLRARHLEGAQ; from the coding sequence ATGAGAGGAAAATGGATTCCTTTTCTCCTCATACTGCCTGCTGTTCTCTATCTTCTTCTTTTGATGGGATATCCACTTCTTGAAACGTTCAGACTTGCTTTCACAAGTGATGAGGGTATATTTGGGAATTTCAAAAGGCTTATGGAGAGTGGAGAATTCTGGAACAGTCTGAAAAACACTCTTCTTCTCACGGTAGTAATCGTTCCTCTTCAATTGGTTCTCGCCTTAGGACTTGCTCTTTTTGTGAATAAAAAATTCAAAGGATATACAACAATACTCTATTTCATAGCAATTCCGCTTGCTTTGAGTGATATAACAGCAGCCCTCATGAGTTACACTATCTTTTCACCGAACGGTTATCTCAACAAAATTCTCATGAATTTGGGGTTGATAGAGAGACCCATGTATTTCTTCGGTTATCTCTTCAAAACAAGAGAATTTTGGGTAATCGCTTTGACGGAAATTTGGAGGGCAACTCCTCTTGTGTTCATCATCATTCTTGCAGGGCTCCAGTCGATAAATAAAGAATATCTGGAAGCGGCAGAACTTTTTGGTTTCTCGAAGTGGAAGAGATTCACAAAAATCATTCTGCCTCTCCTCAAACCATCCATTATGTCAGCACTCCTTTTGAGGACTCTCTTTGCGTTTCAAATATTTGGCGTTGTTTGGCTTCTTGCGGGAAGGGACATCCCGGTTCTGGCCGGTGAAACTTACTACTGGTACACCTTTATGAACGATCCGAGGATGGCTAGCGCTTACGCCCTGGTGATCGCCCTCGTTACGATCATCGTTAGCTGGTTCTACATAACATTCCTCAGAGCAAGACACTTGGAGGGGGCACAATGA
- a CDS encoding ABC transporter ATP-binding protein — MAQVRIEGVKKYFGNVKALDGIDLTVNEGEFLVLLGPSGCGKTTLLRCIAGLEQVTAGRIFFNDHEVTNLAPKDRNISMVFQSYAVWPHMKVRDNIGYPLKLKKIPKEEIERKVNWAADLLHISELLDRYPAQLSGGQRQRVAVARAIVHEPEVLLMDEPLSNLDALLRVKMRSELKKLQERIGVTTIYVTHDQTEAMTMGDRIAVMNQGRLQQVGTPSEIYHHPVNMFVAGFVGSPQMNFLEMEVKSQGTKIFLQKNGISIPVETDPKIAKVVFGIRPENVYLEEKPNTIKLEGEVYFAEKLMSDTILHLNIGDEKIVAKIPGDVDFKSGEKIGFFIDLGKIRLFHPETGERLS; from the coding sequence TTGGCGCAGGTGAGAATAGAAGGGGTGAAAAAATACTTTGGGAACGTGAAGGCACTCGACGGAATTGATCTCACTGTGAACGAAGGAGAGTTTCTCGTCTTGCTGGGACCCTCTGGTTGTGGTAAGACTACTCTCTTGAGATGTATAGCCGGACTCGAGCAGGTAACAGCGGGAAGGATATTCTTCAACGACCATGAGGTGACGAATCTTGCACCAAAGGATAGAAATATCTCAATGGTTTTCCAGAGCTACGCGGTGTGGCCCCACATGAAGGTTAGAGACAACATAGGATACCCCCTCAAACTCAAAAAAATTCCAAAAGAAGAGATCGAAAGAAAAGTAAATTGGGCGGCGGATCTTCTTCACATATCGGAACTTCTCGACAGGTATCCTGCACAGCTTTCAGGTGGTCAGAGACAGAGGGTTGCTGTTGCCCGCGCAATCGTTCACGAACCTGAAGTACTTTTGATGGATGAACCCCTCTCCAACCTGGACGCACTCCTTCGTGTGAAAATGAGAAGCGAGTTGAAGAAACTTCAGGAGAGGATCGGCGTTACCACCATCTATGTGACTCACGATCAGACGGAAGCGATGACGATGGGAGACAGGATCGCTGTGATGAATCAGGGAAGGCTCCAGCAGGTGGGAACACCTTCCGAGATATACCATCATCCTGTGAACATGTTCGTTGCAGGATTTGTGGGCTCTCCGCAGATGAATTTCCTGGAGATGGAAGTGAAATCCCAGGGAACGAAGATCTTTCTCCAGAAAAATGGTATATCGATTCCTGTAGAGACCGATCCAAAGATCGCAAAAGTCGTTTTCGGTATTCGCCCCGAGAACGTTTATCTGGAGGAGAAACCAAACACCATCAAACTGGAGGGAGAAGTATACTTTGCTGAAAAGCTCATGTCGGATACGATACTCCACCTGAACATTGGAGATGAAAAAATCGTTGCAAAGATTCCCGGCGACGTTGATTTCAAAAGTGGGGAAAAGATCGGATTCTTCATAGATCTTGGAAAGATACGTCTCTTCCATCCAGAGACGGGAGAGAGACTCTCATGA
- the ychF gene encoding redox-regulated ATPase YchF, producing the protein MERVGIVGLPNAGKSSLFNFLTDNNVPAESFPFCTIEPNVGILGVRDERVEILARNEGSRKVVHPFVEIVDIAGLVKGASKGEGLGNQFLDHISKVDVIAHVVRVFESKMVSHPYQSVDPKRDIEIVETELILKDLETVQKRLEKRVKIARAGDRDARREVKLLQALQEFLSQGKRASRFPRRDEFEENVIRSLFLLTDKPQIFVFNVDELSDERKKLIESTIEEKGEEYIIINVKLEEELKALPEDEAELFRAEYNLSGDKKKEFFEKVLRLLDLVRFLTATQNEARSWTMKKGSTAYEAAGLIHTDMQRGFIKVEVIPFERYLEYGSLKKAREAGAVETHGKDYIVREGDVIHFLFRA; encoded by the coding sequence TTGGAGAGGGTGGGAATAGTAGGGCTTCCAAACGCCGGAAAGTCTTCGCTTTTCAACTTTTTGACCGACAACAATGTTCCGGCAGAAAGCTTTCCTTTCTGTACCATAGAACCGAACGTGGGAATCCTCGGGGTTCGTGATGAACGGGTGGAGATCCTCGCGAGGAACGAGGGTTCCAGAAAAGTAGTACACCCTTTCGTGGAGATCGTTGACATAGCCGGCCTTGTCAAGGGGGCCAGCAAAGGAGAAGGGCTGGGAAACCAGTTCCTCGACCACATAAGCAAAGTGGATGTCATAGCACACGTAGTACGGGTATTCGAGAGTAAAATGGTCTCTCATCCCTATCAAAGTGTGGACCCGAAAAGGGACATAGAAATAGTGGAGACCGAACTCATACTGAAGGATCTGGAGACCGTTCAAAAACGTCTTGAAAAGAGAGTGAAGATAGCTCGGGCCGGTGACAGGGATGCTAGAAGAGAGGTAAAGCTCCTGCAAGCTCTCCAGGAATTTCTCTCTCAGGGAAAGAGGGCGTCGAGGTTTCCGAGGCGTGACGAATTCGAAGAAAACGTGATACGCTCCCTTTTTCTCCTGACCGACAAGCCCCAGATCTTCGTCTTCAACGTTGACGAGCTGAGTGATGAAAGAAAAAAGCTAATAGAAAGTACAATTGAGGAAAAAGGTGAGGAATACATTATAATAAACGTGAAGCTCGAGGAAGAGTTAAAAGCGCTCCCGGAGGATGAAGCAGAACTCTTCAGAGCTGAGTACAACCTTTCGGGTGATAAGAAGAAGGAGTTTTTCGAAAAGGTCCTGAGATTGCTCGATCTTGTGAGATTTCTCACCGCTACACAAAACGAAGCGAGGAGTTGGACCATGAAGAAAGGTTCCACCGCTTACGAAGCGGCTGGGTTGATACACACAGACATGCAGAGAGGTTTTATAAAAGTCGAAGTCATTCCCTTCGAGAGATACCTCGAATATGGATCCCTCAAGAAAGCTCGTGAAGCCGGCGCTGTGGAGACGCACGGGAAAGATTACATCGTAAGAGAGGGGGATGTGATCCATTTCCTATTCCGTGCTTGA
- a CDS encoding ATP-dependent helicase: MKEYRIRPREVNLSFLEDLDEEQKRAVVESEGRSIVIAGPGSGKTRVITYKIAYLLANGVDPSRILLVTFTRAAAREMVERARAVTGRELSEMLAGTFHHVCNHFLRKYAPYVGLERNYSILDREDAESLMRHARSKFLERKGKEERRHFPQPSVLMAIYSYMRNTLKSLRESIVVKNPKFLDFKEEIGEIFELYEQEKRSQNVVDYEDLLFYVYKLFEEHREVRDREAERFFWILVDEFQDTNFVQYKMVEHLSSRHENVLAVGDDAQSIYSFRGARYENVEDFIKVPGTKIFKIQTNYRSTESIVKFINAMLPTKSVPKVLKPVRKDGMKPVVVKTWDRYEEARFISQRILELFEEGFKPEEIAVLYRSHSHSLELQMELARSRIDFRVLSGPRFTESAHVKDVLSFLRIVQNPRDKSAWLRAAKLFYGIGDRTASKIADLASAYVEEELDPFDELKKVNFSGEYSRFIEVLDRLRKLSMPGEMIEHVLTSFYSEYLEARYPDFREREMDIERLIEIASRYTSLETFLTDLAVTEDVEIQREVFQKEGKVTLTTVHQAKGLEWRVVFVISVNPGDFPNYFAISEGNLDEEERIFYVAITRAKEQLYISYQITGTSYPYRGNRFIMRSGENFIDKIPSELVETWEVR, translated from the coding sequence ATGAAAGAGTACAGGATAAGGCCAAGAGAAGTGAATCTTTCGTTTCTAGAAGATCTCGACGAAGAACAGAAAAGAGCAGTTGTTGAATCGGAAGGAAGAAGTATCGTGATAGCAGGACCGGGATCTGGGAAGACACGTGTCATCACTTACAAGATAGCTTACCTTCTGGCGAACGGTGTGGACCCTTCCAGGATTCTTTTGGTCACATTCACAAGAGCCGCCGCGAGAGAGATGGTCGAACGAGCCAGGGCAGTGACAGGAAGAGAACTTTCCGAGATGCTCGCTGGAACGTTTCACCACGTGTGTAATCATTTTTTGAGAAAATACGCACCGTACGTTGGGCTGGAGAGAAATTATTCTATTCTGGACAGAGAAGATGCAGAGAGTCTCATGAGACACGCAAGAAGCAAGTTCTTGGAAAGAAAGGGAAAAGAAGAAAGAAGACACTTTCCTCAACCTTCCGTCTTGATGGCCATATACTCCTACATGAGAAACACTCTCAAATCCTTGAGGGAAAGTATCGTAGTGAAGAACCCAAAATTTCTGGACTTCAAAGAGGAGATAGGAGAGATCTTTGAACTTTACGAGCAGGAAAAACGTTCTCAAAATGTGGTAGATTACGAAGACCTCCTTTTTTATGTTTACAAGCTCTTCGAGGAACACAGGGAAGTACGTGATAGGGAAGCGGAGAGGTTTTTCTGGATCCTGGTGGATGAATTTCAGGACACGAACTTCGTCCAATACAAGATGGTCGAACACCTGTCCTCTAGACACGAAAACGTCCTTGCGGTAGGAGATGACGCGCAGAGCATCTACTCCTTCCGGGGAGCCAGGTACGAAAACGTGGAAGATTTCATCAAAGTTCCGGGCACGAAGATTTTCAAGATCCAGACAAATTACAGAAGCACTGAAAGCATCGTGAAGTTCATAAACGCAATGCTTCCAACCAAGTCCGTTCCAAAGGTACTAAAACCAGTGAGGAAAGACGGTATGAAACCAGTTGTTGTTAAGACGTGGGATAGATACGAGGAAGCAAGGTTCATCTCTCAGAGAATTCTGGAGCTCTTCGAAGAGGGATTCAAACCCGAAGAGATAGCGGTACTCTACAGATCACATTCGCATTCTCTGGAGCTTCAAATGGAACTGGCAAGAAGCAGAATAGATTTCAGAGTGCTTTCGGGACCGAGGTTCACTGAAAGTGCCCATGTGAAGGATGTTCTTTCTTTTCTGAGGATTGTTCAGAATCCTAGGGACAAATCCGCTTGGTTGAGAGCCGCAAAGCTCTTTTATGGCATTGGTGATAGGACAGCATCCAAAATAGCAGATCTTGCGAGCGCATACGTGGAGGAGGAATTGGATCCCTTCGATGAACTGAAAAAGGTGAACTTCTCTGGTGAGTACAGCAGGTTCATCGAAGTACTCGATCGCCTGAGAAAACTCAGCATGCCCGGAGAGATGATAGAGCACGTCCTCACATCGTTTTATTCCGAATATCTTGAGGCGAGGTATCCTGACTTCCGTGAAAGAGAGATGGACATAGAAAGATTGATTGAGATCGCCTCCCGATACACGAGCCTTGAAACGTTTCTGACCGACCTTGCAGTAACGGAGGATGTTGAAATTCAAAGAGAGGTCTTTCAGAAGGAAGGGAAGGTTACTCTCACCACGGTTCATCAAGCAAAAGGTCTCGAGTGGAGGGTTGTTTTCGTCATCTCCGTGAATCCGGGGGACTTTCCAAACTACTTTGCGATCTCAGAAGGAAACCTTGACGAGGAAGAGAGGATCTTCTACGTGGCCATCACACGGGCAAAAGAGCAACTCTACATTTCTTACCAGATCACGGGCACCTCGTATCCTTATCGCGGAAACAGATTCATCATGAGAAGTGGGGAGAACTTCATTGACAAAATCCCGTCTGAGCTCGTAGAGACGTGGGAAGTAAGGTGA
- a CDS encoding phosphoribosylaminoimidazolesuccinocarboxamide synthase, with product MHYEGKTKIVKIAGDHALIEFKDDITAGDGLKHDVMINKGSICAETTAILMKYLSQKGIRTHLIEYIPPRTLKAIPLKMFPLEVVVRLKRAGSFVRRYGGVEGEDLPVPLVEFFIKDDERHDPMVCVDHLEILGIATKDQAEKMKKTAVKATLSLKEFFEKSGFELWDIKYEFGLDKNGEVVLGDEISPDTFRLRKKGEIFDKDVYRRNLGDPMKKYREVLELCRSLSSQ from the coding sequence GTGCATTACGAAGGTAAGACAAAAATTGTTAAGATCGCTGGAGATCACGCCCTCATTGAGTTCAAAGACGATATAACAGCTGGCGACGGATTGAAGCACGACGTGATGATCAACAAAGGTTCTATCTGCGCAGAAACAACAGCGATTCTCATGAAATACCTCTCCCAAAAAGGCATCAGAACCCACCTCATCGAATACATCCCTCCACGGACTCTGAAAGCCATTCCTCTTAAGATGTTCCCCCTTGAAGTGGTTGTGAGACTGAAGAGAGCAGGTTCTTTTGTAAGAAGATACGGAGGAGTTGAAGGAGAAGATCTACCAGTTCCCCTCGTTGAATTCTTCATAAAGGACGATGAAAGACACGATCCAATGGTGTGTGTGGACCATCTGGAAATTTTGGGAATAGCAACGAAAGATCAGGCAGAGAAGATGAAGAAGACAGCCGTGAAGGCCACGCTGAGTCTGAAGGAGTTCTTCGAAAAATCAGGATTCGAGCTCTGGGACATAAAATACGAGTTCGGACTCGATAAAAACGGTGAGGTTGTTTTAGGCGATGAGATCTCACCCGATACCTTCAGACTGAGAAAAAAGGGTGAAATCTTCGACAAAGACGTGTACAGAAGAAACCTTGGTGATCCCATGAAAAAGTACAGGGAGGTGCTTGAACTTTGCCGATCTTTAAGTTCGCAGTAG
- a CDS encoding carbohydrate ABC transporter permease, with the protein MMRRFFIVFLSVIVSLWFLTPVFFIVLASLTPSSDYYDPHRIFPSSLTLDHLYKLFVTLGGGKATLVSIQVALVSIGISFLLGLPAGYALTRYIFPGKNIIRLSMLMTRSIPLIVVAVPLVVLYMRLNLADTTLGVALAHASMILPFVVLITSSVFSGISVEYEEAGMVFGLSRFQAFVRITLPLALPGLAASAIFAFIMSWNEVFASSILTLTNRTLPAHILNTAMASPDYFKFAAGTIMAIPAMVFIFFIRKYLVSMWGITLK; encoded by the coding sequence ATGATGAGGAGATTTTTCATCGTTTTTCTATCTGTGATCGTATCTCTGTGGTTTTTAACCCCAGTGTTCTTCATCGTTCTCGCCTCACTCACACCTTCATCGGACTATTACGATCCGCACAGGATATTTCCAAGTAGTCTTACCCTCGATCACCTCTACAAACTCTTTGTCACACTGGGAGGTGGAAAGGCAACACTGGTCAGCATCCAAGTGGCTCTCGTTTCGATAGGGATTTCGTTCCTTTTAGGGCTTCCTGCTGGATACGCTCTCACAAGGTACATCTTTCCGGGAAAGAACATCATCAGACTCTCCATGCTCATGACAAGATCGATTCCTCTCATCGTGGTTGCGGTTCCTCTCGTGGTCCTCTATATGAGGCTCAATCTCGCGGACACCACACTTGGTGTGGCATTGGCGCATGCTTCAATGATACTGCCCTTTGTTGTACTCATCACTTCCAGCGTGTTCTCTGGAATCTCCGTTGAGTACGAAGAAGCAGGAATGGTTTTTGGACTGAGCAGATTCCAGGCCTTTGTGAGGATCACACTTCCTCTTGCACTTCCTGGACTTGCTGCTTCTGCTATATTTGCCTTCATCATGTCTTGGAACGAAGTTTTCGCTTCCTCAATTTTGACGCTCACGAACAGAACCCTTCCTGCGCATATATTGAACACCGCCATGGCATCACCTGACTATTTCAAGTTCGCCGCGGGAACGATAATGGCAATCCCTGCTATGGTCTTTATATTCTTCATAAGGAAGTACCTTGTGAGCATGTGGGGCATCACCTTAAAGTGA
- a CDS encoding ABC transporter substrate-binding protein, with the protein MRKWLFFMVLLVVAGVIFGKVNFASTQMTPAAEREFMLNKLTEFSKSSGIDVEFLNFEYPQLFSRLQAEIRAGRNTLNLVADLQGNLYIMASEGLLSDLKDLKFEGKTFIETLEKFAYVNGEKIFVPWLQATYVMAINKKAFDYLPRGLSKDDVIKGTEKWTYEALLEWAKNIYEKTGQPLLGFPIGPKGLWHRFLHGYIYPSFTGAQALKFDSVRAVEMWNYLKELFKYVHPASSTWDGMADPLLREEVWIAWDHTARLKPAIVEKPDDFVVAPVPRGPMGRGYIIVLVGLAIPKGADFEEPAKVIDYLTSPEMQVEILKNVGFFPVVQEAVGAVPEGALKVLAEGVINQAATKDSIVSFIPSLGPKSGEFTETYRMAFTRIVFQGEDPAKVVKELGERIRQMFKETGAELPEPDASLF; encoded by the coding sequence GTGAGAAAGTGGTTGTTTTTCATGGTGCTTCTGGTGGTTGCGGGTGTCATATTCGGTAAGGTGAACTTCGCTTCCACACAGATGACACCGGCGGCGGAAAGGGAGTTCATGCTCAACAAGCTCACAGAATTTTCGAAGTCTTCCGGCATTGATGTGGAGTTTCTCAACTTTGAATATCCACAGCTTTTCAGCAGACTCCAGGCGGAAATCAGAGCGGGAAGGAACACGTTGAATCTTGTGGCAGATCTTCAGGGGAATCTTTACATTATGGCATCCGAAGGACTTCTGAGTGACCTCAAAGATCTCAAGTTCGAGGGGAAGACTTTCATTGAAACTCTTGAGAAGTTCGCCTACGTCAACGGTGAAAAGATTTTCGTTCCCTGGCTTCAGGCAACGTACGTGATGGCCATCAACAAAAAAGCGTTCGATTATCTGCCGCGTGGGCTGTCCAAGGATGACGTGATCAAAGGAACGGAGAAATGGACCTACGAAGCTCTGCTCGAGTGGGCGAAGAACATCTACGAGAAAACAGGCCAGCCTCTTCTTGGTTTTCCAATCGGACCAAAAGGTCTCTGGCATAGGTTCCTCCACGGTTACATCTATCCTTCCTTCACGGGAGCTCAGGCTCTGAAATTCGACAGCGTGAGAGCCGTTGAGATGTGGAACTATCTGAAAGAACTCTTCAAATATGTTCATCCCGCGAGTTCCACTTGGGATGGTATGGCAGATCCTCTCTTGAGAGAAGAAGTGTGGATTGCATGGGACCATACAGCAAGACTCAAACCTGCCATCGTTGAAAAACCAGATGACTTTGTTGTTGCTCCTGTTCCCAGGGGACCGATGGGCAGAGGATACATAATTGTACTTGTGGGACTTGCTATTCCTAAGGGAGCAGATTTCGAAGAGCCTGCGAAAGTTATAGACTATCTCACTTCTCCGGAGATGCAGGTTGAAATTCTGAAGAATGTGGGATTCTTCCCCGTCGTCCAGGAAGCGGTTGGTGCAGTGCCAGAAGGTGCTCTCAAAGTGCTCGCTGAAGGTGTGATAAACCAGGCTGCCACGAAGGATTCCATCGTGTCTTTCATACCGAGTCTGGGACCAAAGAGCGGAGAGTTCACCGAGACCTACAGGATGGCGTTCACAAGGATCGTCTTCCAGGGTGAGGATCCAGCGAAGGTAGTGAAAGAGCTCGGTGAGCGGATCAGACAGATGTTCAAAGAAACGGGAGCGGAACTACCAGAACCGGACGCCAGTCTCTTCTGA